In the Amblyraja radiata isolate CabotCenter1 chromosome 12, sAmbRad1.1.pri, whole genome shotgun sequence genome, ggcGCTGGAAATGTTAGCAATTATCAAATTATTGCAGGGtctagatcagtggttcccaacgcgaggcgtacgccccacaggggggcaatttgatttttaaggggggcatcaggtaaacatatgtagtttatgtttcagatgttattttgagtaaattccattttctgagaattatttctttgtctgctcgtgctaaaatatggggggggggagggggggcatcaggattttagaggtgattaggtggggcatggccaaaaaaaggttgggaaccactggtctagattATTGTCCATTTGCAGGATAAACTCCCATCACCACTGTCCCTGAGAAAGATAATCTTCCCATTTTAGAAGAGTTTCTGAAATGAGCACATACATATAATGTTAAACTTAAACGAACCACATGTATTTTTGCCCATCCAGGATTTGTAAATCGCAAATGCAAGTTCAATATTACAGTTTTTGCCCATTGCTTGAACACTATAGACCCATGCTTAGACCAAAGTAACGCAACTTGAAGTTTTTGTTACTATACCTTAAACACATGTAACCATACCTTAAACAAAAGCGCTGCTTTGCACTTTAGTTGCAATTCTGCAACACACTTGCTCCTTTCTGCAACACACTTGCTCCTGCACACTACACACTATTTAATACATAAGACACTTCGTTCAAAAATGAAATCTCAGGGTACCATTGGGAAGACACAGCTATTCAAAATACAAAACACATCGAGTAATTGAAAACACTAAGATACACACCTGAAAATACTTACTTACAACACTGAACACCAATCAGCCAGCTACAAAAAGGCCTCAGTTAAGCCATTTTGAGAACTTTGCAAGCATGGATGCAGGGAGAGCAAGAGGCAGAggtagaggaagaggaagaggaggacgtGGTCGAAGAGGCCATGCACGGACCATTATTTCCGATGACATAAGAGCAACTTTGGTGGACCATGTCATAAACCATGGCCTGACTATGAGGGAAGCTGGGCAGAGAGTCCACCCTAATCTAAGCCGTTGCACAGTTTCATCCATAATAAGGACATTCCGACTGGAAAACAGGTATGTCTTCAACTCTCTACTTTCTACTCTACTCAGATGGTATCTAGAGTATTTACAGTACTACCATATCACATTACCGTATCACATGTATTGTATTGCAGGGTGGCTAATGCTCCTTTTGGAACAAAAGTGGTAGTTTTGTGAAACATACCGTGATTACGTATATTGAGATGTTTCAGTACAGTGTATGGTATATACATTAAGTACAGTATATACAGTACTGTCAAAAAGAAGCAAACCAATAACAATTTGTGGTTGCATTTTGCTATAGAATGACTACAAGACCTTCTGGGGGTGGACGCCAATGCCTGTTCACCCAACAGCAGGAACTTGCCATTGTGGACCTAGTCAGAGCAAACAATGCAATCCGTCTCCAGCAGCTACGGCAACAAATACTTGCAGATAGGCAAGTGTTCAACAACATAAACCGAGTAAGCATTACCACTATAAGACGCATCTTGGTAAAGCACAAAATGACCATGAAGCAACTGTACAGGGTCCCATTTGAGAGGAACAGTGTCAGGGTCAAAGGACTTCGACGTGAATATGTACAGGTAAGTGTTACAGTCCTTTACATTTACAATAAAGTATTGGTGTAATCCAGTAACAGCTGAATATGTACCATTGTATCAGTACCACATAGCCATCCACAATATGTATTTTTTGTTACAGAGAATCTTGGCCATGGATGGAGCTGCACAGCCTCATGAATTTATTTACATTGATGAGGCTGGATTCAACCTTAGCAAAACAAGACGACGGGGTCGTAATATAATTGGCCAAAGGGCAATTGTGCACGGCCCGGGGCAGCACGGGGGAAATATCTCATTGTGTGCCGCCATAGGCCTTCGAGGGCTTCTGTACCATCATGCAAAATTAGGTCCATACAATACACAACATATCATCACATTTCTAGATGCTCTTCATAATATAGCTGTACAGGACAGACCAGAGCAGCCCAGGTTTGTTGTTGTCTGGGATAATGTCAGTTTCCATCGGGCTGCTCTGGTCCGGACCTGGTTCACCAACCATAATCAATTTGAAGTGGTATACTTGCCCCCTTACTCGCCATTTCTAAACCCTATAGAATAATTATTTTCGACTTGGAGATGGCGTGTATATGACCGCCAACCACATGCCCGCATGCCTCTTCTGCAGGCAATGAAACAGGCCTGCGGAGACATTGAGGTGAGGTCAATCCATGGATGGATTCAGCACACAAGGGGATATTTTCCCCGATGCCTAGCGGGAGAATACATTGCTTGCGATATGGATGAGATCCTGTGGCCAGACCCCAACAGACGGCAGGATCCATAAGCCCACCTACAAACGATTGCCGTGTTTTTCTGTGTTTACAGTATAGtgtatttttggttttatttttgttttatttttgctttaactGAATTTACAGTACTGTGAAGTACAGTACTGCAATGTACTGTATTGAGTATTTGATTTTTTGGTTGTTGTGAAAACGTGCCTTCTGTGGAACTGAATAAAAACAGTGAAAATTAAAGACTGCAGTGTTTTATATAAAGTAGACTAGTGTGTTGCTGCTGATCTGAAAGTGTATTCATATGATGCAAGTGTGTATCATTTTGTCATCAGAGTGACGTTTTGACAAAGGATTGTTAGGTTTTCATAGCAGAGTATAGGTTTCGATAGCAGAGTTTCAATTTGACATGGATGTGAATGGTTTATTTCCCTGTGTTGTGTCTTATTTGCTTGTGTGTAGAGTTTTGACACAATGAGCGAAGTTTTGCAAAACGTGTTCAAGCAACGGGCAAAAACTGTAATGGTTTACATCCCATCAATGATAAAATTGAAGCCTTTGTAAAAGATGAAATTACCAGAAAATGTAGGAAATCCCATATCACAAAATATGTATGGTTTGGTGTAACCCTTCATTTTTCTTTACCAGATTTAGGAACAGTGAATTCACCAATTCATCAGCTGGCATAACAAATGAAAAATAGAGATGAAACAAGCCTCAccaga is a window encoding:
- the LOC116979291 gene encoding uncharacterized protein LOC116979291, with the protein product MDAGRARGRGRGRGRGGRGRRGHARTIISDDIRATLVDHVINHGLTMREAGQRVHPNLSRCTVSSIIRTFRLENRMTTRPSGGGRQCLFTQQQELAIVDLVRANNAIRLQQLRQQILADRQVFNNINRVSITTIRRILVKHKMTMKQLYRVPFERNSVRVKGLRREYVQRILAMDGAAQPHEFIYIDEAGFNLSKTRRRGRNIIGQRAIVHGPGQHGGNISLCAAIGLRGLLYHHAKLGPYNTQHIITFLDALHNIAVQDRPEQPRFRNSEFTNSSAGITNEK